One window of Gammaproteobacteria bacterium genomic DNA carries:
- the argA gene encoding amino-acid N-acetyltransferase, producing MNNTSALAWFRNAAPYIDAHRGRTFVLAFEGEAVEDADFAERVHDIALLHTLGVRVVLVHGARPQIETRLKSRGLEMQYANGLRVTDDEALAAVKEAAGCLRVEIEGKLSLSLINTPMSGVRIRVASGNFIIARPLGVRDGVDFKHTGEVRKVDTQSIRQQLDLGNIVLLSPIGYSPTGEVFNLSAEDVATATACSLQADKLIFLSEARDKRALPKQLSLEAAQKLLTGRRTLSGQSRAHLESAITASLNGVRRIHLIARKQPDALLTELYTRDGAGTLITAEEYENVRSARTDDISGILELIAPLEEKGLVVRRSREQLELEINRFVVIERDGMIIACAALYPFPDEHLGELACLAVHPDYRKGGRGERLINEIERHAREMSLQEIFVLTTQALHWFRERGFQARGIDKLPVKKRELYNYQRNSKVFFKTL from the coding sequence GTGAACAACACCTCTGCTCTTGCCTGGTTTCGCAACGCGGCGCCCTACATCGACGCGCATCGCGGCCGCACCTTCGTGCTCGCCTTCGAGGGCGAAGCGGTCGAGGATGCCGATTTCGCCGAACGCGTGCACGACATCGCCCTGCTGCATACGCTCGGCGTGCGTGTGGTGCTGGTGCACGGCGCGCGCCCGCAGATCGAAACCCGTCTCAAATCGCGCGGGCTGGAAATGCAGTACGCCAACGGGCTGCGCGTCACCGACGACGAGGCGCTGGCGGCGGTCAAGGAGGCGGCCGGCTGCCTGCGGGTGGAAATCGAAGGCAAGCTGTCGCTGTCGCTGATCAACACCCCCATGTCGGGCGTGCGCATCCGCGTCGCCTCGGGCAATTTCATCATCGCGCGGCCGCTGGGCGTGCGCGACGGGGTGGACTTCAAACACACGGGCGAGGTGCGCAAGGTCGATACCCAGTCCATACGCCAGCAGCTCGACCTGGGCAACATCGTGCTGCTTTCGCCGATCGGCTATTCGCCCACCGGCGAGGTCTTCAACCTCAGCGCCGAGGACGTCGCCACGGCCACCGCGTGCAGCCTGCAGGCGGACAAGCTGATCTTTTTGTCCGAGGCGCGCGACAAGCGGGCGTTGCCCAAACAGCTTTCGCTGGAAGCCGCCCAGAAGCTGCTCACCGGACGGCGCACGCTGTCCGGGCAAAGCCGCGCGCACCTGGAAAGCGCCATCACCGCCAGCCTCAACGGCGTGCGGCGCATTCACCTGATCGCGCGCAAGCAGCCGGACGCGCTGCTGACCGAACTCTATACCCGCGACGGCGCCGGCACCCTGATCACGGCGGAGGAATACGAAAACGTCCGCAGTGCCCGCACCGACGACATCTCGGGCATTCTCGAACTGATCGCACCGCTGGAGGAAAAGGGCCTGGTGGTGCGGCGTTCGCGCGAGCAGCTGGAGCTGGAGATCAACCGCTTCGTCGTCATCGAGCGCGACGGAATGATCATCGCCTGTGCGGCGCTGTATCCGTTCCCGGACGAACACCTCGGCGAACTCGCCTGTCTGGCCGTCCACCCCGACTACCGCAAGGGTGGACGGGGCGAACGCCTGATCAACGAAATAGAACGGCACGCGCGGGAAATGTCGCTTCAGGAAATTTTCGTCCTCACCACCCAGGCGTTGCACTGGTTCCGCGAACGCGGTTTTCAGGCGCGCGGCATCGACAAGCTGCCGGTAAAAAAACGCGAGCTGTACAACTACCAGCGCAACTCCAAAGTATTCTTCAAGACGCTCTGA
- a CDS encoding multidrug efflux SMR transporter, which translates to MNSYWLYLALSGVTEIGLAVVMKQSDGMTRLLPTLGVVVLGVASIWLFSLALRSIPIGTAYAVWIAISAVGITFTGIYAYGETMDWLRAVSIALIIIGVVGLKAGSKAW; encoded by the coding sequence ATGAACAGTTACTGGCTTTATCTGGCACTCTCCGGGGTGACCGAGATCGGACTGGCCGTGGTCATGAAACAGTCCGACGGCATGACCCGCCTGTTGCCCACACTGGGTGTCGTGGTGCTCGGCGTCGCCAGCATCTGGCTGTTCTCGCTCGCCCTGCGCAGCATTCCCATCGGCACCGCCTACGCCGTGTGGATCGCGATCAGCGCGGTGGGCATCACGTTCACCGGTATCTACGCCTACGGGGAAACCATGGACTGGCTGAGGGCAGTCAGCATCGCGCTGATCATCATCGGCGTGGTCGGACTCAAAGCGGGGTCGAAGGCCTGGTGA
- a CDS encoding LemA family protein → MNPVWGVLIAALWVWAVWLFNRLVRDRNRVLAAWSDIDVQLKRRHDLIPKLVDAVRQYAAYEQSTLNALTELRARSEADGGAATRGPIEHELSAGLRRLIAVAENYPELKANANFLDLQQQLSTVETDIQYARRYYNGAVRNLNTRIDSFPDLIIARLFGYRYADYFQLEEDEAGAA, encoded by the coding sequence GTGAATCCTGTCTGGGGGGTGCTCATCGCGGCCCTGTGGGTATGGGCCGTGTGGTTGTTCAACCGCCTGGTGCGCGACCGCAACCGGGTGCTGGCGGCATGGAGCGACATAGACGTTCAGCTTAAGCGCCGCCACGACCTGATCCCCAAACTGGTCGACGCGGTGCGCCAGTACGCCGCCTACGAACAGTCGACCCTCAACGCGCTCACCGAACTGCGCGCGCGCAGCGAGGCGGACGGCGGCGCCGCAACGCGCGGCCCCATCGAACATGAACTATCCGCCGGGCTGCGACGACTCATTGCCGTGGCGGAAAACTACCCGGAGCTCAAGGCAAACGCCAATTTCCTCGACCTGCAGCAGCAGCTCAGCACGGTGGAAACCGACATCCAGTACGCGCGCCGGTATTACAACGGCGCCGTGCGCAACCTGAACACGCGCATCGATTCCTTCCCGGACCTGATTATCGCGCGCCTGTTCGGTTATCGATACGCGGACTATTTCCAACTCGAAGAGGACGAAGCCGGTGCGGCCTGA